The Fodinibius salinus nucleotide sequence GATCCATTTCTTATTGGCCGCTTGCCCGCTGCCGGGGATGATAGCAGAACTAAGCAGTGCCAGACCGGCTTTTTTGCGAACAGGCTGGTAAAAAGGATCGGAGTTACTGTAATTGATTGTCGGTTTTAAATCCTGCATAGTGATTTGCTCAGCGGTGGATGGTTCCCCGGATTTGATTACCGGTTGGGCATAGCATGCTAGAGAAAGACTGATAAAAAATAATCCCCAAACCGTAATTTTATTGACTATGGTTGAAAACATTAAAATCGAAAGTTAATCCAAAATGGAAAATAAATTCTTTACCGTATGATATCTTTCCTCCAGATGTTTCGGTGATAAAATTATCAGGTAAAGTAACATCAAAAGTATTAAATCCATAGGCGCCGCTCACAAAGAGTTTTACTGGGAACAGGTAGTAGCTGTTAAAGGCAAACCGAAGCTCTCCGCCCAAGCCTGTTTTAATAGTATTACCGATCTGTAGCGGGCCGTCCCAGCCATTGCCACCTTCCGCAAATAAACGTAGATAAAGCTTATCCATTGTGTGACGTCCTATTTCTTTATTGATACCGCGCAGAAGCGGGAAGGTATATGAGAGCGTTAACATAGCAGTCGTGTTGCCTCCCAAAGCAAAATAAGGGTAGCTGCGCATTCCTGAAAAGCCACCGATGTAGTCGAGATAGAAAAAGTCATTTGGTTTATTAAGGTAGCTGAATCCACGTCCGTACAGATTTACTGCTGTATTGGTTGATACCGGAAATCCATATCTCACTGAAGCTTGTACAGAATGATTTTTAACCGTTTCATAAACAGGGGATAAAGTACCACCACTAATTTCATATTCTTCCAATAACTTGTTTGGCTCGTAGGAATATCGCAGGGAGGTCCGAAGCCCTAGTGGAGCTACATCTGCGTGTGGATATGACCAAAATTGCTCATAGGTGTAAGCGGCGGTAAATCTGGTTCCCCGAAAGTATTCTGATGAAGAGGAAGGTACGAACTGTTGTAGTTCTTCAGAGAAAAAACCGTCGGTCTGTACTTCGTAGGGACTGTATCCCACGCCCAGTTCTATAATATTTTGGGCATTAATTTTACTACGTAAAAATAGGTTAGCCTCCCAGATATTATAAGCTATATCGGTAGTAGTAGTATCGGGCAGACATGACGTACAGGGAAATTCTTCGATTGAAAGCCCGTCAGCTACATTGCGCCGCTGACTGTAAAATTCCAGAGATATCGTAGGAGACCACCGTTTTTTGATAAAGGGGAGCCCTTGGTATTCGGTGATTAAAAACAGATCTCGATCAATATCAGTAAGTCGGGAGGGAGAGAAGAAGTCTCCAATACCGCTAGCTGATTCTGAGGCAGGTCCAATCAAAAATCCGCCAAAAATATTGAGCTGATCAGTGACATCACGAGAGCTAAAATAGGTTCCAATTTTTAAATCCCGCAGTAAGTTTTCTCCAAGAGCTCCAAACTTTCCATTAGTGAGCAACCTGCCATTTGGACCATTTTTTTTCGAATAGTTGTCAAATCGGATGACTGGATAAAAGCTTATGCTGGTAAAATTATTATCATAGGGGTGCAAAAAGGCCGGGTTGCCACTATTAGATTCTTTCTGATTTAATGATAAAGAATCAGAGCGACCGAGCTTTTGTAATTTTTTTTGTGACAGACTTTCTATCTCATCCAGTGAAGGCCGATCGGTAAGGCGTGATGAGTCAGGTATTTTAAAGTTAGTGAGCTCAGAACGTTGGTATGAGTGATTTAGATTTAATTTGTCGTCGGATTTTTCGGGTAGCTCAGTAGATGCGATTTGGTATCCTTCGGCAGTAAATTTGGAGAAGTATAACATATCGTCCGAAGTATGCGGCATAAAGGCTCCGCCCAGCACACTGGTAATTTTTTGGGGCTGTGACTGATCTTGGTCTAAGGGCAGACAGTAGATATTGAAAATACCATCGGGGTCAGCAGCATAATATAGGTAGTTGCCTGATGCATCAATATAAGGGTCACGGAAATCGGTGAGCGTGTCTTTTAATACAACGTTCGTGCGATTGGTGTTAATGTTGTATGAATAGATATTACGCGAATAATGGTTAGCAGCAGAAAAATAAATATGTTGGGCATCTGGGTGCCATGACGGGGTAAAGATGACTTCGCCCTCAGAAAAATTAGTCAACTGTTTTATCTGACCCGTAGAGATATCAAGCTCTACGATGTTTTGCGTTCTATTTTTTTGTTGAACGGCGGCTAATTTATTTTGCTGTGGGTGCCAGGCCGGTGATGACAGGCGCTTACTTTTGCTTATTGGGATAATTTGTTGAGTATCAACATCATAGATATACAGACCGTTGTACTGTTCCCCAAACTTATTTAGGCTCTGCTTGCTAAAGGCTAATTGTTGACCATCTTTAGAAAAGGAATAAGCCGACTTAATTTTTTTGATAATGGGCTCTTGATAATGCCCGGAATGTTGGTTTGGAGAAGATTTTTGGAGTAGCCCCAAATTTATAACCTGTCCAGAGCTATTACTGTCCAGTGGCTGAATAAAGAGCTGTGTACCAAGTGCTTTCAGGTTTTTGTTTGAGAGGTAAGCCAGTTTTGAACCGTCGGGAGAAAGCTTGGGATATAAGTTTAAAAACCCTTGATCTTCAATATTATTGGTTGCCGTCACTTCCAGAGAATCTATTGCTCGTTTATACTGCTTTTTGGAAGTGTGAATAAAACTATCAAATAATTGTTGAGCAGATTCCCCAGTGGATTTTTCCAGTGCTTCATCAATGGTAAATACCCCAGACTGTCCGAGTGAATCAGAAATTTTTGGGATAATGGATTCTCCGTATTGCTCGGCTAAATAGGTGGTAAAAGCAAAGCCTTGGTTGTAAATTTGTTCTCGTTCTAAACCATTTTTGGACGTAAAAAAACTCATTTCTTGAAAATCGATTGGCTCATCCGCCAGCAGGGATGTGCGCAACAGCATATCGCGGTGCGAATCCCAAAAGTCGTGGTAAAGTTGTTGACGCTGATACTGGGCCACCCCTTCTGCAAACCAGGCAGGTACATTAATAGAAGAAAATGGATAGGTGATAATGCCTTTGGGAAATCCATAAAGTACATCGGGACGCCGGACATTAGCATATGAGAGCCACTGAAAGTAGATAGCAGGGAAGCGCCGGTTCCTCTTCATAGCCGTTTGTAGCTGAACGATATGTGTGAACTCGTGGGTAATCACATCCCAGAGCCAGTCATGGGTGCCGCGGAAAGGCGTATCCAAAGCAGAGACCCAAATATCGATATGGTTGTCAAAAAAGTAAGCCGCCCCGTTGGAGTAGTCTTGCCGATCCCTGAGTACGATATCTGTTTTAGTATCGGGCTCGAAATTGTACAGCGAAGTTATAGGTGGATAGACTTCTTCAGCGATTCGAGACGTTACTTGCGCGGATTGACTGTTACCTTCTTGAAAATGTATCTGAAAATGGTCAGTCTCTATGGAATACCAGGGCAGGTGATTTTGGGGATAATTATAAAGGTCGGGTGATAGCTGAGCAGTGGCACTACTCACCATCAATACCCAAAATATGCAGTATAATATGTATGATGCGATATTTTTCATTAGTGGACGACAACCATTTTGATCATCTTTCGAGCTTGTTCTCCATTAATTTTTGCTGTTACCATCGCTAAATACAGACCACTGCTCCAGTCTTTGGTTGAAATACGATGTTCTTCAGCAGTCCCGCCCGAGGCATTAAATTGCTTTTCTAGCACGACAGTACCACCTGCCGTAATCACTTTTAAATCTACATGTCCGGATCCGGAAGTTTTAAACCGTATATTGGTAAAGTCTTTAGCGGGATTGGGCCAGTTATAGGTTTCTTCTTTAACTAATATTGATTTTTGGTCACCATGATTTGAAGAAGGACTTGTATTATTAATACCGGATACTTTATTGAAAGGTGCATTCCCATATCGATTTCCCCAGAGCACTTTTGTAATATTATTGATCTTCCAGGCTTTTATTGATCCCTCGTGACTGACAGCATAAAGTATATTCGTTTTTAATATTGGGTGTACCGGCTGGTTTTGTTGGTTATTTACGGCTCCAACATAAAGCGGAAATCCATCTAGTTCCTTCCCATTTTTGCTGTAACCATAAATATTTATCCCTACACTGTCTTGGGCAGTTATGTAAATGTGTGGAGAATTAGAGCTGCTAGTATTGGCAATTAGTGGGGTGCCAATGAATGAGCTGCCTTTGGGAGGGGAGAGCGGAAAGTGGGCAAGCATGGCACCGTTGATGTTACGGGCTTCTAACTTTTGCGTAGATTTATTGACAAATAGAAAATCAATCTTTCCATCTTCATCAAGATCTGTCATGGCTGGCCATTCCAGGGGAGTCCCTTCAATAATTTCGTTGGGATTTATAATATCATTGGGATTAAAAACCAGTAGCTGTTCATCAGTAAGTAAATAGAATCGAATTTTTTTAGCTGAAAGCTTAACAACGCCCGTATAACGTCTGTTCGTTGCTGACGTCATGGCGAAAGAGCCATTCCCCGAAGAAATTTGGAGCTTACCATTTTGGATGCTAGAAAACTGACCGTCAATAATTTCTGAGCGTTGTTTAGGTTGGGCCAGTGGTGAAGAAAAGGAGCCGTTATTGGCATTAATTTGCTGGTCAGTAAAATCCAGCGACAGGGTTTGGGCATTGTTAGCACTGATAAAAGCATCGTTTGCGTTTGCAGAATTAGTCCAGTTGGTATTCCAGCTGCTTCCGTCCCAATTCCACGAGCTAAGCATAATTTGGTTGCCGATTGGGGGCTGGCCCAGTACAAGTTGGCTGCCTTGGAAAGGTTGTTGAATGTTCCCTGATTGAAAATCAAAGAGTGAATTCGAATTGTTACCTAAGTTGATGGCATAGGCTGACTGCCGGCCGGGAATAATCAAAAATGAATCTGACTGTGCTTTATACAGTGATAGCTGGAGCGGATAAGATTTATAATAATCTTCGTTGGCACTGGTAAATGCCTGATCAGGAATTTCATCTTCAGCCAGCGGTATGGTCGAAATATTATCGCCGGATGTCGGACGAACACGAAAAGTAGCCGTGGATTGATTGGCCGAAAAATTAAAAAGCTCAAAAAAGTTGCGGGCTCCCGAATTACTTTCATTTGAAGGACGGGTATTAGGGCCAAATCTATTTTCATAGAAGCTTAACGTATCTCCCGACAGTGTAATAACGGAAGCGTCATTGTCAGACCACCAGAAATCAAAAGCGGTACCCCGTGCTTGTTGACTAAAATCATCACTTGCTGGGCGGCCGATATCTTGGGCACCATCAGCTTCCTCCAGATCTACCCCCCGCCGTTGTGGATTGGCATTTACGGTTTGGTCTGTCAGCGATCGTTCAATAACAGCCTCATCGATATGCCATATAAGTATGCCACCGTTGAGTATGCGGTCATCGGATGTGCCTGCCTTCCCGTCTGTCCCAACATCAATACCACCGGGCAAACTCCAGTCAAAATTACTGACATCAGTAAGCACACCTTTTGGGAAAAGATCTGTAAATCCGTCTGATTGATTCGTAAATATCTGATCGGTATTACTAAAATTTTTAGTTGTTTCAGTGCCATCCGGTTGTTGAAAGGTAAGAGTAAGATTGTTGCCGGCAGGAGCGCGATGACGGTTTTCAATCAAAAAGTATTCGCTGCGGGATAGGGAGTATTTAGCAATGCTGTTATTTTGATGAAAGGCAACTGCCGGTAGTGCGATGGGGCCGCCGGTATTTTTTGAAATCATGAAGGGAGACTGCCATCCCAAAAAAATCTTTTCCCATGCTGAGGGTTCGGGCGGGAACAAGCCCCGATAGGAGAAAAAACTTTCACCGTCCATCAGTCCAAATCGCCCGATGCCGGAACTTCCCGTAGTGGTATTAAAAAGGTCTGGTAAGCCCAAGTAACTGCCGATTGAGGCTGTGAACAGTCCATTGATAGAAAGTTGTAGCACAAATTCTTCGCCCACTGCATTTTTTCCTTTGCGGGAAAGGGTACGGGGTAGTACCATTGAATTGGTTATCCGGAATGAGGTGTTGTTGATGGCAAATCCATCAAAGGCGGGGGCATTTAACAAATCTCCCAGTGTATTCTGGTTCATGAACAGCGAAGGAATATCCTGCGGAGTTTTATCTAAGTTAGTGCCGATAAGCTCGATATCTCGTCCGACGCCGGCATGAAAAATAACAAAGGCGGTTTTTTGGGGATCCAGGGTGTCGGTTGAGAATCCACCGTTATTTTTTACGGCTTGCCAGGAATCCCTGACCAATTGTGCTACTTTTTCATTAGTAAAGTTTTGGCCGGTCGGAGAATATCTTTCCATTTTATTATTGAGCTGATAGATAGGACCCAAAACACGGTATTCAACGTGCATTTGCTGTCCTGACACAGTCTCGAAATAATTTTTTGCAAAGCGGAGATGGGACTTAAAGTAGGATTCGTTGTGGGGCAGAGGATCCAGTGTTATATCAGGCCTATCAAGATATGAAAGGTTCCCGTCCTGGAATGTACCGTTACCTGTTGTTAAACGGTTATTATCTTCTTGGAACTGTATCCGTATAGCAATAATTGTCAGTGAATCGGGGGCTTTGGCAGTTAATTGCTGGCCATTGTTTAAGGAATGACTTCGTTTTGGAATCGTTTGTTGCGCTTTAGCAAGTAGCGGGTATAACAAAAAAGGCATGCTCAATAAGAACATGCCTGTAAATATGCGGGCAACAACGGTGTTATTCATCATGACCAGCTTACTGAATTAGAAGTTCAGCAGCAAGCCAAATCGTGTTGTATTGGCCAGTGGGTGATTTTTGTCGCCGATCGTGTAAATATAGCTAAAATCAATACCAAAGAATTTATATCGCAATCCTGCACCTAAAGTCATAAACTGGCGATCTCCGTTATTTGGATCTTCGTAATAAAACCCACTTCGTAGTGCAAAAAGATCATTATACCAGTATTCAATGCCGCTGGCAATCATCAGTTGTTCAGCTAGAGAAAGTGTTTCTGGCCCATTACCTGTTTTACGCTGATAGCTGTCCCAAGATGTAAATAAGGGAGTCAAAAATCCGTCCGAACTGCCGGTAGTATCCGCACGTGCCATTATTTTGGAAATGTCATTGGCAATGGTCAACGTATTTATGCCTTCTTCATCTAAATTAGTAGTAAAAGACCATCCCAGCCGCATCATTGTTGGGAGAGGGTCTTTTTGTCCATTGTCGGTGTATTTCATTTTGGGACCAATGTTAGAAATGTTTAAGCCCGCCTTCATTGATGCATCACGACTCAAAAAATTAAAGGTATCAGATTGATACATACCTGCGATGTCGATTCCCACACTTGAACCAGGATTAATTTTTTGTCCTCCTGATTTCCCTTCTGCTAAACTGCTATAAATAAATCGAGCTCCCGTTCCCAAAGACCAATTTTGATTAATTTGGAAACCGTAGGATAATCCTACTGCTAATTCATAGCTATTAAATTTATTTATAGTGTTACCAGTTTCATTAGTCCGAACCTGTTCGCCAAGGTTGAGGAAGGTAATATGACCTCCGATGGTACCGATATTTTCCAGATGATATTTACCGACGAGATAATCGTAAAACAGGTCAGCATTGAATTGAGGAAGCCATTCGCTATGGGTAATACTTATCTGATTGCCTCGCTGAAACCCCAATCCTGCAGGGTTCCAAAATACAGCTGAAGCATTATCAGCAATAGCAACACCAGTATTTCCCATACCGGCAGCACGAGAATCAGGTTCTATTTGTAGAAAAGGAACAGAAGTGATACCAACTTGTGCATAAGCACCACTTATAGAAAAAAGCAGTAAGATGAATGTGGCAAAAACTTTTTTAACCATAAAAGATAAAAATATAGCATTAAAAACCTGCGAACGGATGAATTGAAAGTACCCTATTTATCAGCTCGAATGCAAAACCTAATAAATTAATTTATCATAATATTTTAAAAATAAAAAAGGCGGGACATGGTCATATCCCGCCTTTTTATCTTAACTTACCATTTCCAAAACCATTGCTGATGCTCCGCCACCGCCATTACAAATGCCAGCACAGCCGTGACTTCCGCCAGTACGCTTTAGAGCATGTAGCAGGGTAACGATAATACGGGCCCCCGAACAACCAATGGGATGGCCAATACTTACAGCACCTCCGTGAATATTTACTTTTTCGGGATCCAGTTGAAGGATTTCATTATTTACTAGCGTGACTACAGAAAAAGCTTCGTTTACCTCAAAAAGATCAATCTCATCCTTAGATATACCAGCTCGTTTTATTGCTTTAGGCATTGCATCAGCTGGGGCAGTCGTAAACCATTCGGGTTGTTTGGCAGCACTTGCCTGACTGGTTATTTGAGCGATGGGCGTAAGGCCAAGTTCATTTGCTTTATCTTCGCTCATCAATAGTACAGCAGCTGCACCGTCATTAATGCTGCTGGCATTTGCGGGGGTTACAGTCCCTTCTTTGTCAAAAACGGGATTCAGTTTGGGAATTTTATCATAATTAACACGCTTGAGCTCATCGTCCATTTTTACTTTAGAAACGTTACCCTTGCGGTCTTTTATTTTCATTTCAATAATTTCATCATCATAATAACCCTCTTCATGTGCATTGATGGCGCGTTTGTAGGATTCTATTGCAAATTCATCCTGCTGTTCGCGGCTTATATCGCATTCATCAGCGCAAATTTCAGCGGCATTTCCCATGTGGAAATCATTATATACATCCCACAGTCCGTCTTTAATAATGCCATCTTCGGCTTCAGCATGACCCAATTTGGATCCAAAACGATGTTTTTGCAGGTAGTAAGGTACGTTGCTCATACTTTCCATTCCGCCAGCAGCAATAATATCTGCTTCGCCAAGCTTAATTTGGTTCGCACCGATCATAATGGCTTTCATCCCAGATGCACACACTTTGTTGACTGTCGTTGAGGGCGTAAGGTCCGAGAGTCCAGCCTTAAGTGCTGCTTGCCGGGCTGGTGCCTGACCAATACCGGCAGTGAGAACATTTCCAAATACCACTTCCTGGATATCATCGGCACTGATGCCTGTCGTTTTAACAAGTTCTGTGATTGTGGCAGCGCCTAGTTCAGGTGCTGAGTATGATGATAAGCTACCGCCAAAAGAACCTACCGGTGTACGTTTTGCTTCTACAATAACTACGTTCTGCATAAGAAAATCTTTTTTAGATTTATAAAGAATGTATTTCAGTTTGTTTAAAATGCCTGATCTAAATCCTGGATAAGATCATCAGCACCTTCAATACCAACGGACAGGCGAATGAGTGAATCTTTTAGTCCTGCTGCTTCGCGTACTTTTTTGGGGATAGAACCATGTGTCATGGAAGCGGGATGATTTACCAAGGATTCTACGCCTCCCAAACTTTCAGCAAGAGTGAAAACCTCTGTCTGACTCATAAATTCTTTAGCTCGTTCCTGAGCGTCATCTTTTAGAGAAAATGAAACCATAGCTCCAAAATCATCCATCTGTTTTTTGGCAATTTCGTGTTGCCCGTGACTTTCAAGTCCTGGATAACTAACTCGTCCCACTTTTGGGTGGTTATCCAAAAATTCTGCTATCTGTTTGGCGTTATCAGTAGCTTGTTGCATGCGTACAGATAATGTCTTTATACCTCGTAACGTTAAATAGCAGTCCATCGGTCCGGGTACAGCACCGGTTGTCTTTATTTGAAATCGCAATTGTTCCATAATCTCTTCATCAGAGGTTGCAACAGCTCCACCAATAATATCAGAATGACCTCCCAAATATTTTGTAGTAGAGTGCAGTACAGCATCGGCTCCAAGGTCTAATGGACGTTGCAAATAGGGAGACGCAAAGGTATTGTCAACGACTGATAACATATTCTGATTATCAGCAAAATCCGTTAATGCTTTAATATCAACGACGCGCAAAAGTGGATTTGTGGGAGTTTCTATCCACAGAAGGGAAGTGTTTTCAGTAGCAGCCTCTTTAACGTTAGCCAGATCGGTCATATCTACAAAAGAAAATTCGATACCGAATGGCTCAAATACTTTGGTAAACAAACGATAGCTGCCGCCATATAAATCATTAGATGCAATGACGTGGTCACCAGGACGAAACATTTTTAATACTGCATCCATAGCAGCACATCCACTTGCAAAACAGGCACACTCATCGGCGTTTTCTAGTCCGGCAATTAATTTTTCCAGTGCTGTTCGTGTAGGATTACTCACTCGGGCATAGTCATATCCCTTGTGTACACCCGGTGCTTCTTGTGCATAAGTAGATGTCTGAAAAATCGGAGGCATTACTGCACCCGAAGTTTCTTCCATTTTTTGTCCTGCGTGGATAGTCTTAGTATTAAATTTCATTACAGAAATTGATTAAAAATTAGACTTTATGTTTTGGGCTTCTTCCTTCATTCCTAAATAAGAATATGTTTGGTACAGATTTCGCCAGAACGTTTTGTTTTTGGGATGTTTCTCAGTTAGCGCTTTGTATAACGGCAGTGATTCTGTTAAAAACTCCTTCATTCGTTTTTGGACAGTTGATGCGAGGTCACCCGTAGCAATACTTTGAACTTGTTGGTACACAGACGCACTGTTGAGATAGAATTGTGCTGCCTGCTGTTTAATATTGATGTTTTGCGGATTGTCTTCTAAAAGTTTGTTAAAAAGTGTATGGGCACGTTGAAACAGAGAATCTACTGAGTTAAAATTATTTTCAGTGAGTTTGCTTTGTTTCTTTTTCAGGTTGTCCATTTGTTGTGAGCCAATATGATATAGTTCTGTGGCCAAACTTTGCTTATAAATAATATTATTAGACTTCTGTTCCACCAGACTTTCTAATAATTGAATAGCTTGCTGGTGCTGTTTGTTCGCTATATATGCATTTGAAAGTCCGTGAATAAGGTTGGTATTTTGGTCAGATATAGAAACTGCCTGTTGGTAGATTCGCACAGCTTTTTGAGGCTGATCATTTTGCAGATAAAGATATCCCAATTGTTCTAATACCGGTATAGGTGGTCGATCTATTTGCTTTTGCGCTTCCTCAAGCAATGCAATAGCTTTTTCCGGTTGTTGGCTGTGATAATATGCCTGTGCCCCCAGCTTGTATGAGGTAGCACTGTCGGGAATAATTACCGTAGCATTGTGGAAGTGATCACCGGCCCGTTTATAATAATCAGAAGCTAATACAGAATCATCCTGGGTAATTTGTACTCCTTTATTGTGTTCGTTACTCCAAGAAACATTCAATAGTTCCGAAGCCTTGTTCTGATCAGTATTTGTATATGCTTGCTCATACTTTTGTGCTGACAGCATAAGCGTAGTATGGGCTTGTTGATATGTTGAAAGGCGACTGCCTACTTCCTTTTTTTCTGCCAATTTGATTAACAACTCCCCTTTTTGATACAACATAGAAGCAGTACTGTCAGATTTGGACAATTGCTTATCCAACTGCTTTATTTGTTTTCTAAGCTGTTTTTGAGTGCGTTTATCAGATTGAGAGGTTGAAGATTTCTGTAAAAGTGTACATCCAAAAAAGAACCCGAATGCAAGTATAACACTTGCTATTCGGGTGATAGAATAATTCATGAACAAAAGTTAAAGCTATATGAGGTTAATTAGTTCATTCCAGCTTTTTTCATGGCTTTTTTGGCTTTTTTGTCCATACCCAAGTTGGTATAGATGCTAAACAGGCTTCGCCAGTAATCTTTATTGTCGGGATCAATTTCAGCCGCCTGTTCATAATACTTCATGGATTGACGAAGGAATTTTCGTCCTTCTTCATCCAGCTTTTTAGCTTTCGCATTATCCTCCGTCATATTACGCTTATCAAACTTGGCTTTTGCTTTGTTTTGGTATATAACACCAAGTGTATTATATGCACCGGGATTTTCAGGATTATATTCTACCGTCGTTTTTAATTCTTTCTCAGCCCGATTTTCTAACTCAGTAATTTGAGAACTTAGTTTTTTATTTTCTTGTTCTAAGTTAGAAATTTTTTGTTTGTTTCCACCTTCTTCTTTGAGCGTCTTAATTTTCTCTTTATTGGCAGAAACAGTATCGCCCAGAGTAAGCGCCTTTTTATAAAGTTGGGTGCCGAGAACTTGGTGAAATTTAGGCTCTTCAGGATTTTGTTGGACAAGTTTTTCAGTAGTACTTATTGCTTTATCAGACTTTCCAACCCGGTTATAAGCATCAGCTAAATTTGAAATAATGTCTTTGTTTTCAGGGAAAAGTTGTGCAGCTTCCTCAAATACTTTAACAACTTGTTGGTTATTTTCCTGATTAAAATGGTAGCTGCCCAACTGCATATAATCAGTAGCTTTTTTCGCAGAGTCAGGTATCATTTTTAGATATTGAGACTTTGCAGAGCTGGCCCTTTTGTAAGATTTGTTTGCACCTGCTATTTGCGCAAGTACATCCCATGACATCGCACTGTCTGGTTGCACCATAGTGGCATTTTCGAGGTGTCCCTCTGAATATTGTAATGGATTATTTACAGTGTTCTTTAAACTATCATTCCGAAAATACTTGATACCGAGATTATGTTCTGAACTCCAAATTTGTTTTTTAATAGTGGGGATACGGTTGATTTCATCAGGAGTATTTTCACTATTTGCTGCAATTTTTTCGCCTTCGGCAAATGTTTCGTTCATACGTTTATAGTAATCCCGTCTAGCAGATGGATCATTTTCTTGTTTTGCTAATCCACTTAGAGCAACACCTTTGTAATAATATCCCAAAGGGTCCTCAGGATATTTTTCAATAGACTCATTTGCTGCTTCTAATGCTACTTGGGGATTCTGACTTTTAATATTTGATT carries:
- a CDS encoding T9SS type A sorting domain-containing protein, translated to MMNNTVVARIFTGMFLLSMPFLLYPLLAKAQQTIPKRSHSLNNGQQLTAKAPDSLTIIAIRIQFQEDNNRLTTGNGTFQDGNLSYLDRPDITLDPLPHNESYFKSHLRFAKNYFETVSGQQMHVEYRVLGPIYQLNNKMERYSPTGQNFTNEKVAQLVRDSWQAVKNNGGFSTDTLDPQKTAFVIFHAGVGRDIELIGTNLDKTPQDIPSLFMNQNTLGDLLNAPAFDGFAINNTSFRITNSMVLPRTLSRKGKNAVGEEFVLQLSINGLFTASIGSYLGLPDLFNTTTGSSGIGRFGLMDGESFFSYRGLFPPEPSAWEKIFLGWQSPFMISKNTGGPIALPAVAFHQNNSIAKYSLSRSEYFLIENRHRAPAGNNLTLTFQQPDGTETTKNFSNTDQIFTNQSDGFTDLFPKGVLTDVSNFDWSLPGGIDVGTDGKAGTSDDRILNGGILIWHIDEAVIERSLTDQTVNANPQRRGVDLEEADGAQDIGRPASDDFSQQARGTAFDFWWSDNDASVITLSGDTLSFYENRFGPNTRPSNESNSGARNFFELFNFSANQSTATFRVRPTSGDNISTIPLAEDEIPDQAFTSANEDYYKSYPLQLSLYKAQSDSFLIIPGRQSAYAINLGNNSNSLFDFQSGNIQQPFQGSQLVLGQPPIGNQIMLSSWNWDGSSWNTNWTNSANANDAFISANNAQTLSLDFTDQQINANNGSFSSPLAQPKQRSEIIDGQFSSIQNGKLQISSGNGSFAMTSATNRRYTGVVKLSAKKIRFYLLTDEQLLVFNPNDIINPNEIIEGTPLEWPAMTDLDEDGKIDFLFVNKSTQKLEARNINGAMLAHFPLSPPKGSSFIGTPLIANTSSSNSPHIYITAQDSVGINIYGYSKNGKELDGFPLYVGAVNNQQNQPVHPILKTNILYAVSHEGSIKAWKINNITKVLWGNRYGNAPFNKVSGINNTSPSSNHGDQKSILVKEETYNWPNPAKDFTNIRFKTSGSGHVDLKVITAGGTVVLEKQFNASGGTAEEHRISTKDWSSGLYLAMVTAKINGEQARKMIKMVVVH
- the porV gene encoding type IX secretion system outer membrane channel protein PorV, with the protein product MVKKVFATFILLLFSISGAYAQVGITSVPFLQIEPDSRAAGMGNTGVAIADNASAVFWNPAGLGFQRGNQISITHSEWLPQFNADLFYDYLVGKYHLENIGTIGGHITFLNLGEQVRTNETGNTINKFNSYELAVGLSYGFQINQNWSLGTGARFIYSSLAEGKSGGQKINPGSSVGIDIAGMYQSDTFNFLSRDASMKAGLNISNIGPKMKYTDNGQKDPLPTMMRLGWSFTTNLDEEGINTLTIANDISKIMARADTTGSSDGFLTPLFTSWDSYQRKTGNGPETLSLAEQLMIASGIEYWYNDLFALRSGFYYEDPNNGDRQFMTLGAGLRYKFFGIDFSYIYTIGDKNHPLANTTRFGLLLNF
- a CDS encoding acetyl-CoA C-acyltransferase yields the protein MQNVVIVEAKRTPVGSFGGSLSSYSAPELGAATITELVKTTGISADDIQEVVFGNVLTAGIGQAPARQAALKAGLSDLTPSTTVNKVCASGMKAIMIGANQIKLGEADIIAAGGMESMSNVPYYLQKHRFGSKLGHAEAEDGIIKDGLWDVYNDFHMGNAAEICADECDISREQQDEFAIESYKRAINAHEEGYYDDEIIEMKIKDRKGNVSKVKMDDELKRVNYDKIPKLNPVFDKEGTVTPANASSINDGAAAVLLMSEDKANELGLTPIAQITSQASAAKQPEWFTTAPADAMPKAIKRAGISKDEIDLFEVNEAFSVVTLVNNEILQLDPEKVNIHGGAVSIGHPIGCSGARIIVTLLHALKRTGGSHGCAGICNGGGGASAMVLEMVS
- a CDS encoding cystathionine gamma-synthase, which codes for MKFNTKTIHAGQKMEETSGAVMPPIFQTSTYAQEAPGVHKGYDYARVSNPTRTALEKLIAGLENADECACFASGCAAMDAVLKMFRPGDHVIASNDLYGGSYRLFTKVFEPFGIEFSFVDMTDLANVKEAATENTSLLWIETPTNPLLRVVDIKALTDFADNQNMLSVVDNTFASPYLQRPLDLGADAVLHSTTKYLGGHSDIIGGAVATSDEEIMEQLRFQIKTTGAVPGPMDCYLTLRGIKTLSVRMQQATDNAKQIAEFLDNHPKVGRVSYPGLESHGQHEIAKKQMDDFGAMVSFSLKDDAQERAKEFMSQTEVFTLAESLGGVESLVNHPASMTHGSIPKKVREAAGLKDSLIRLSVGIEGADDLIQDLDQAF
- a CDS encoding tetratricopeptide repeat protein, with amino-acid sequence MDKQLSKSDSTASMLYQKGELLIKLAEKKEVGSRLSTYQQAHTTLMLSAQKYEQAYTNTDQNKASELLNVSWSNEHNKGVQITQDDSVLASDYYKRAGDHFHNATVIIPDSATSYKLGAQAYYHSQQPEKAIALLEEAQKQIDRPPIPVLEQLGYLYLQNDQPQKAVRIYQQAVSISDQNTNLIHGLSNAYIANKQHQQAIQLLESLVEQKSNNIIYKQSLATELYHIGSQQMDNLKKKQSKLTENNFNSVDSLFQRAHTLFNKLLEDNPQNINIKQQAAQFYLNSASVYQQVQSIATGDLASTVQKRMKEFLTESLPLYKALTEKHPKNKTFWRNLYQTYSYLGMKEEAQNIKSNF